A single window of Plasmodium reichenowi strain SY57 chromosome 12, whole genome shotgun sequence DNA harbors:
- a CDS encoding ATP-dependent protease subunit ClpQ, putative (part of same gene as PRSY57_1229700B~gap found within coding sequence), giving the protein MFIRNFVNIIGSQKSITKTIARNYFSDNSKLIIPRHGTTILCVRKNNEV; this is encoded by the exons atgtttattagaaactttgtaaatataattgGATCACAAAAATCAATAACCAAAACAATTGCa agaaattatttttctgATAACAGCAAGTTGATAATTCCTCGTCATGGAACTACCATATTATGTGTTAGGAAAAATAATGAAGTG
- a CDS encoding WD-repeat protein, putative: MEQNKIMLVYDNHDVLLVNLDNERCESKFEKSIKDDEKKICMLNNGNFLILNANKKMIYQYIYNKSTAIYTKYVRAHLNVIKLTTNERIIFGGDKIGNVYIWSAISGFLINTFQAHFGPIKDILIDQLVNVLYTYSDDNIVHVYNLHDLFRKKKIQPMLFYQHNINSNIKQIISITPNIYDTLYTLISLTNDGTIYVWGLKSKEAVHILKTQTECCTYICSNYPFNTHLYVCKKNKIIRIPFLEFNKKSTKNNKNKKNKKNSCAYCHNKSDDIKLKEYGDYVQIKKIQTEQIENDENDGNDKNDYNNYNNYNGNQNYGDINNDYSDYYNQSSDDNNNTNDEDFNDSHHLNINYLHLETNKIIKSQNVVTNEIFLNLKDFTTFIGHKSQVLKCYVDDKKQILISLASDGIKIWDIYNCYAIKTLKYGENVINFYIPTFKNVSYLIEFPNLVLEYEDNTNIHIIDEVKEHTFQSNYKNLLYNDQNLLINMANTFASHDM; the protein is encoded by the coding sequence atggagcagaataaaataatgttGGTTTATGATAACCATGATGTACTCTTAGTAAATTTAGATAATGAACGATGCGAAAGTAAGTTTGAAAAGTCTATAAAAGAtgatgaaaagaaaatatgtATGCTTAACAATGGAAATTTCCTTATATTAAATgcaaataaaaaaatgatatatcaatatatatataacaaaagCACAGCCATATATACTAAATATGTACGTGCTCATTTGAATGTTATTAAATTAACAACAAATGAAAGAATAATTTTCGGAGGTGATAAAATTGGGAATGTGTATATATGGTCTGCTATATCAGGATTCTTAATAAATACTTTTCAAGCTCATTTTGGACCAATTAAAGATATTTTAATTGATCAGTTGGtaaatgttttatatacgtatagtgatgataatatagtgcatgtatataatttacatGACTTGTTcaggaaaaaaaaaatacagccaatgttattttatcagcataatataaattcaaatataaaacaaattataagtataactccaaatatatatgatacaTTATATACTTTAATATCCTTAACAAATGATGGAACTATATATGTATGGGGTTTAAAATCTAAAGAAGctgtacatatattaaaaaccCAAACAGAATGttgtacatatatttgttCAAATTATCCATTCAATACACATTTATATGTGtgcaaaaaaaataaaattatccGTATTCCTTTTCTTGAATTTAATAAGAAGAGTAcgaaaaataataaaaataagaaaaataagaaaaacAGTTGTGCATATTGTCATAACAAAAGTGATGacataaaattaaaagaatatgGTGATTATgttcaaataaaaaaaatacaaacaGAACAAATtgaaaatgatgaaaatgatggaaatgataaaaacgattataataattataataattataatggTAATCAAAATTATGGTGACATAAATAATGACTACAGTGATTATTATAACCAGTCaagtgatgataataataatacaaatgatGAGGATTTTAATGATAGTCATCAtcttaatattaattatcttcatttagaaacaaataaaattattaaatcGCAAAACGTTGTTACAAATGAAatctttttaaatttaaaagattTTACAACATTTATAGGTCATAAAAGTCAAGTATTAAAATGTTATGTTGATgataaaaaacaaatattgATATCTTTGGCAAGTGATggaataaaaatatgggatatatataattgttatGCAATCAAAACTTTGAAATATGGTGAAAATGTTATTAACTTTTATATTCCTACATTCAAAAATGTTTCTTATTTAATTGAGTTCCCAAATTTAGTTCTTGAATATGAagataatacaaatatacaCATTATTGATGAAGTGAAGGAACATACTTTTCAATCCAATTATAAaaatcttttatataatgatcaaaatttattaattaatatgGCAAATACATTTGCATCACACGACATGTGA
- a CDS encoding sun-family protein, putative, with translation WKYEMNNEKIPAHVRYSFPKELYSQLLDCYGEKKSITLMSILNEKAPVFLRVNNNKISRNELYKTLISKGISVEKCVNSPYGLLLTKNQILKNIHEYKKGYFEIQDEASQIVSSKIPVHPGDKVLDYCAGSGGKTLAFSMLMENTGKIYLHDIRDQMLSQAKIRLRRAGIQNYILLNSNHILLKKLFGYMDVVIVDAPCTGTGALRRNPEMKYKFTNNKLYDYVKTQREIFENALLYLKKNGKIVYITCSILDAENVHQAKYFCQKHNLYLSEAPFHSLPQSKAMDGFFLATFERKE, from the coding sequence GTGGAAATATGAAATGAACAACGAGAAAATACCTGCACATGTCAGGTACTCTTTTCCAAAAGAATTATACAGCCAGCTTTTAGATTGCTATGGTGAGAAGAAAAGCATCACATTAATGTCtattttaaatgaaaagGCTCCCGTTTTTTTACGTGttaataacaataaaatatcaAGAAACGAATTATATAAGACTTTAATAAGTAAAGGAATATCAGTGGAAAAATGTGTTAATTCACCATATggattattattaacaaaaaatcaaatattaaaaaatattcatgaatataaaaaaggtTACTTCGAAATTCAAGATGAAGCTAGCCAAATAGTGAGTTCAAAAATACCTGTACATCCAGGTGATAAGGTGCTTGATTATTGTGCAGGGTCAGGTGGAAAAACATTAGCATTTTCTATGTTAATGGAAAATAcaggaaaaatatatttacacGATATACGTGATCAAATGTTATCTCAAGCAAAAATAAGATTACGAAGGGCTGGAatacaaaattatattttattaaattcaaatcatatattattaaaaaaattatttggTTATATGGATGTAGTAATAGTTGATGCTCCATGTACAGGTACTGGTGCTTTACGACGAAATCCagaaatgaaatataaatttacaaataacaaattatatgattatgTAAAAACTCAAAGAGAAATTTTTGAAAATGCTTTGTTGTATCTTAAgaaaaatggaaaaattgtttatataacatGTAGTATACTGGATGCTGAAAATGTACATCAAgcaaaatatttttgtcagaaacataatttatatttatctgAGGCACCCTTTCATTCTTTACCTCAATCAAAGGCGATGGatggtttttttttagcAACATTTGAAAGAAAAGAATGA
- a CDS encoding protein transport protein SEC13, putative codes for MNELVVFDTYHGRSINDCELDYYSKKLATCSSDNTVKIFDVSLSKEPVCVAELKDHSSAVWKVCWSHPKYGSLLASCSFDKNVIIYKEVNINKYEMIYINNEHVSSVNYIEWSPHEYGLHLGCASSDGTISILSYYMNKGSNEGYWNKYSMKAHLNGVACISWEKPYNNILLMNKNLNDNNNNNNNNNNNNNNNNNNNNNNDVINSFKLVSGGFDNQVIIWMFDNNTKEFQKIYQMNDKPHKSSIKDVAWKPNLNNSANIIASCSDEKIVILWIEDVTNNVWKNGQIIKVKYNIHKISWSPNGTILAIACSDDNAYLYKENAEGIWEEMCNLTEENNNIQDNNSMNMTNNEQENHNENMLNNDNNNNMNYTGNVNVDSASYMHDNTNASNLNMNYTNGSNSLMNPNNNLSHQGPYQNKDTFNRSSQGNFGAYHNSTQQQQHSNVNSTGSQMNNVQAGNTVSNNVISNFANNNTNQMNGPPGQMNGPLSQMNGPPSQMNGPPSQMNGPPSQITVPPTPPAYLTMQNNKKNNTSNLTPNMNNIPPPTAPPLVVNNSHGASGPYAPSNFSQQPHGVSAPFGVPSSPPAQQQVGGSVTNMSVSSNVNNNKSTFGGPPPPLSSTSTTPIIPAVGSANFPKASTSSLQQQVHGPFPNVNMSRSSFAINSQMPPSFLHPNNNNNNINNSGMMPPRPSQYSNNLNLNPLSTSVPPPAFSSDTQGMPNKNSITSNFNNNNNNSNNSFSNFNSHMNQANLPPPNPSVMNPSKPVGTTYGSISGGYNVPHAPNMMNDSNVKPQNQQYGYSNYNVPPGQNTHMNN; via the coding sequence ATGAACGAATTAGTAGTGTTTGATACCTATCATGGAAGATCAATTAACGATTGTGAATTAGATTATTATAGTAAGAAATTAGCAACATGTTCTAGTGATAATACagtaaaaatatttgacGTAAGTCTTTCTAAAGAACCAGTATGTGTAGCTGAATTAAAGGATCATAGTTCAGCTGTATGGAAAGTATGTTGGTCGCATCCAAAATATGGAAGTTTATTGGCTAGTTGTTCATTTGATAAGAAtgtgataatatataaagaagtgaatataaataaatatgagatgatatatataaataatgaacaTGTGAGTAGTGTAAATTATATTGAATGGTCCCCTCATGAATATGGTTTACATTTGGGTTGTGCAAGTTCAGATGGTACCATAAGTATTTTatcttattatatgaataaagGTAGTAATGAAGGTTATTGGAATAAATATAGTATGAAAGCACATCTGAATGGTGTAGCATGTATAAGTTGGGAGAAaccatataataatattttattaatgaataaaaatttgaatgataataataataataataataacaataacaacaacaacaacaataataataataacaataataataatgatgtaattaattcttttaaattaGTATCTGGTGGATTTGATAATCAGGTTATAATATGGATGTTTGACAATAATACAAAAGAgtttcaaaaaatataccaAATGAATGATAAACCACATAAATCAAGTATAAAAGATGTAGCATGGAAACCAAACTTGAATAATTCAGCAAACATTATTGCTTCATGTTCTGATGaaaaaattgtaatatTATGGATAGAAGATGTAACAAATAATGTATGGAAAAATGGACAAATCATTAAAGtcaaatataatattcataaaataagTTGGTCACCTAACGGAACCATATTAGCTATTGCTTGTTCAGATGATAAtgcatatttatataaagaaaatgcTGAAGGAATTTGGGAAGAAATGTGTAACTTAAcagaagaaaataataatatacaagATAATAATTCTATGAATATGACGAACAATGAACAAGAAAACcataatgaaaatatgcTGAACAatgataacaataataatatgaattataCAGGAAATGTAAATGTAGATTCTGCTTCATATATGCATGATAATACAAACGCATctaatttaaatatgaattatacAAATGGATCTAATTCATTAATGAAtccaaataataatttatctCATCAAGGACCATatcaaaataaagataCATTTAATAGATCTTCACAAGGTAATTTTGGAGCTTACCATAATTCGAcacaacaacaacaacatTCAAATGTTAATTCTACTGGAAGTCAAATGAATAATGTACAGGCAGGTAATACTGTCTCGAATAATGTAATAAGTAATTTTgcaaataataatacaaacCAAATGAATGGACCACCTGGTCAAATGAACGGACCACTTAGCCAAATGAACGGACCACCTAGCCAAATGAACGGACCACCTAGCCAAATGAACGGACCACCCAGCCAAATAACCGTACCTCCAACTCCACCTGCCTATTTAACAATgcaaaataataaaaaaaataacacaTCTAACCTTACACctaatatgaataatatacCACCACCCACAGCTCCTCCCTTAGTAGTTAACAATTCACATGGTGCTTCAGGTCCATATGCTCCATCAAACTTTTCACAACAACCGCATGGTGTTTCGGCTCCCTTTGGTGTTCCATCATCCCCTCCAGCACAACAACAAGTAGGAGGGAGTGTTACAAATATGAGTGTATCATcaaatgtaaataataacaaatcTACTTTTGGAGGGCCTCCACCTCCCTTATCTTCAACAAGTACCACACCTATTATTCCAGCAGTTGGTTCAGCGAATTTCCCAAAAGCTTCTACATCATCATTACAGCAACAGGTTCATGGTCCCTTTCCAAATGTGAATATGTCAAGATCAAGTTTTGCAATAAACTCTCAAATGCCCCCAAGTTTTTTACATCctaacaataataataataatataaataatagtGGGATGATGCCTCCACGACCATCACaatattcaaataatttaaatttaaatcCTTTGTCAACATCGGTACCACCTCCTGCATTTTCTTCAGACACACAAGGAATGCCGAATAAAAATAGTATAACCAGTAATttcaataataataataataatagtaataattcCTTTTCGAATTTTAACTCACATATGAACCAGGCAAATTTACCCCCACCCAATCCTTCTGTTATGAATCCAAGTAAACCTGTGGGAACAACGTATGGTTCGATATCTGGTGGATACAACGTCCCACATGCACCCAATATGATGAACGATTCAAATGTAAAGCCACAAAATCAGCAATATGGATACTCAAATTATAATGTGCCACCAGGACAAAATACACATATGAACAATTGA
- a CDS encoding hypothetical protein (conserved Plasmodium protein, unknown function), whose translation MSQDNSDMNINDEKNEYNDEDIKEYYNEFKKREHVYLACISSLEKEVCRIHTYLNEWRSMHSYEDEEKKSSTGKSTVNINSLRNILIDPCINLEIKELRHKIYEITKKCNTAEEKLQGCNFDAQSIAGQRLINKCKKLQEENYELGKTIEENNLQSLRIQITKLKQHIVFYKNELRVLKELNEDIDEDNELLSQQLSEITKKYTVLSEEKIELQKTNEELNNYIKSLKLKYNESHNDIQKDYHKNNYSNINVSKKKRNHNIFSYQNDNQENNVNYENVIKGVDNLNNEYNFKYYDYDNNSKHEYSNKYGPHSKYNKHHSNKYDKYNNIFDQHNNMYDHNNNSNAYEHNNKYDQYNNSYDYNNKYEPQRYDEYKHNKDERYNNEHDPKTEPQSNLNYDKDNNSGRKRNSIDSSRDRKYRKVDKQVYKDKKYEKYKLKDKEKHRKEKIRDKDREKERDKDRDKDRDKDRDKERDKERDKDRDKDRDKERDKDRDKERNKDKERNKEKDRHKDRNKDKNKNKYKTKSKMKSKRGGNYDDEEDYDSSTYSDRKKKVKNYDDEEYEDFSRGGNKYDNTVTSKNDDMDDATSEHDRYVYMH comes from the exons atgtCCCAAGATAACTCTGATATGAAcataaatgatgaaaaaaatgaatataacgatgaagatataaaagaatattataatgaatttAAG aAAAGGGAACATGTTTATCTAGCGTGCATATCTTCTCTTGAAAAAGAAGTGTGTCGGATTCACACCTATCTGAATGAATGGAGAAGCATGCATAGTTATGAAgatgaagaaaagaaaTCGAGTACAGGAAAAAGTACAGTGAACATAAATTCCTtgagaaatatattaattgaTCCTTGTATAAATTTAGAGATAAAAGAACTAAGACATAAAATTTATGAAATTACGAAAAAATGTAATACAGCTGAAGAAAAACTTCAAGGATGTAATTTTGATGCTCAGTCCATAGCTGGACAAAgattaataaataaatgtaaaaaattacaagaagaaaattatgaatTAGGAAAAACaatagaagaaaataatttacaaTCTTTAAGAATACAGATTACCAAATTAAAACAACATATAGTTTTTTACAAGAACGAATTAAGAGTTTTAAAAGAACTAAATGAAGATATCGATGAAGATAATGAATTACTAAGTCAACAACTTTCTgaaattacaaaaaaatatacagTATTAAGTGAAGAGAAAATTGAATTACAAAAAACTAATGAggaattaaataattatataaaaagtcTCAAGTTAAAATATAACGAATCACATAATGATATACAAAAAgattatcataaaaataattatagtaatataaatgttagtaagaaaaaaagaaatcataatattttttcttatcaaaatgataatcaagaaaataatgtaaattatgaaaatgtTATTAAAGGTGTAGacaatttaaataatgaatataattttaaatattatgattatgataataattcaaaaCATGAATATAGTAATAAGTATGGTCCAcattcaaaatataataagcatcatagtaataaatatgataaatataataatatatttgatcaacataataatatgtatgatcataataataatagtaatgCATATGAACATAACAACAAGTATGatcaatataataattcctatgattataataataaatatgaacCACAAAGATATGACGAATATAAACATAACAAAGATGAAAGATATAACAATGAACACGATCCAAAAACAGAACCACAATCAAACCTTAATTACGATAAAGATAACAACAGCGGTAGGAAAAGAAATTCAATCGACAGTAGCAGAGATAGAAAATATCGAAAGGTAGACAAACAAGTTTATAAAGACAAAAAgtatgaaaaatataaactgaaggataaagaaaaacatagaaaagaaaaaataagagATAAGGATAGAGAAAAAGAAAGGGACAAAGATAGAGATAAGGATAGAGATAAAGATAGAGATAAAGAAAGGGACAAAGAAAGGGACAAAGATAGAGATAAAGATAGAGATAAAGAAAGGGACAAAGATAGAGataaagaaagaaataaGGATAAAGAAAGGAACAAAGAGAAGGATAGACACAAAGATagaaataaagataaaaataaaaacaaatataaaacaaaatcAAAAATGAAAAGTAAAAGAGGCGGAAATTATGACGATGAAGAAGATTATGATAGTAGTACTTATTCTgatagaaaaaaaaaagttaaaaattatgatgatgaagaatATGAAGATTTCTCTCGAGGtggaaataaatatgataatacaGTTACATCTAAAAATGATGACATGGACGATGCAACAAGTGAACATGATAGGTATGTGTATATGCATtaa